The Longimicrobiales bacterium genome has a window encoding:
- a CDS encoding HEAT repeat domain-containing protein: MPSGASPPARAAAYSDHLRLAAMMALFFLAVCAVGILRPIKNALALDGLGDTDFYKVYVVSAVVILFVPLYNRAADRLPWRWLIPAISLFFALQLVALRAFYVEGSTAFGLVFYGWYDLFASALIAQFFMAAQLFVDARLARRAYPVVIAGGALGATLGGAITALFALRLGTPNLMLVAAGLILVFTIALPLVWREPVSAPQRRHVGHPHLPGARELRALLSNPHVRLIAGMVLLMVVVKQLIDYQFNTLSKAVYQDLDAISAFQGRFNAATQWLPLVAVVLLQPLLRRWGVGLAVLLLPVAMLLSSAALVVFWGLAGAVVAKAAETTLRYSAERAGREILYVPIPDHVKLRAKAYIDIAIEKGLGKLLAAGLIFVLLTLPGSRTIALVTVALGALWVLLALRVRAAYVRSLAHSIDSGFASLHGVFASLADSTSAAVIRRALHGTDAQASFALDLVAQSRARELGTLRDELHALLEHASPRIRRRALDVLGETGHLDLQRVRSRLLDDDAHVREAAVRALYAVGGTPGLFEELLASEHERVRLAALECLVHGSVSDDTLAAARRAYARHWPKDGREDGAGRLELALAVGALRMGGEGAALIEPLLQDEDPRVVATALRSVARTGTLTALPRLIAALRAPATREAARDALAEQGAVVVPPLLRVLLDSQADRAVRRSIPDVLARIPAHETVAALVRGALAAETDQLLDARAVSALSRLRARHPALSCRGGACEGGRGRCGGNAAARWVAGGRRGTTRAHLPLSRPDLRSRCHASLLVRARARRCPESRQCARVARAHRRS; this comes from the coding sequence ATGCCTTCCGGCGCGTCCCCTCCTGCCCGCGCTGCCGCGTACTCCGACCATCTCCGGCTGGCCGCGATGATGGCGCTCTTCTTTCTCGCCGTGTGCGCCGTCGGCATCCTGCGGCCGATCAAGAACGCACTCGCACTGGACGGCCTGGGTGACACCGACTTCTACAAGGTGTATGTCGTCAGTGCAGTGGTCATCCTGTTCGTGCCGCTCTACAACCGTGCGGCGGACCGCTTGCCCTGGCGCTGGCTGATCCCCGCCATCTCGCTGTTCTTCGCGCTCCAGCTGGTGGCGCTGCGCGCGTTCTACGTGGAGGGCAGCACGGCGTTCGGCCTCGTGTTCTACGGCTGGTACGACCTTTTCGCGTCCGCGCTGATCGCGCAGTTCTTCATGGCCGCGCAGCTCTTCGTCGATGCGCGCCTCGCGCGCCGCGCCTATCCCGTCGTGATCGCGGGCGGTGCGCTCGGCGCCACGCTGGGCGGTGCGATCACGGCCCTGTTCGCGCTGCGGCTCGGGACGCCGAACCTGATGCTCGTTGCGGCCGGCCTGATCCTGGTCTTCACCATCGCACTGCCGCTGGTCTGGCGGGAGCCGGTGAGCGCACCACAGCGGCGGCACGTCGGCCACCCGCACCTCCCGGGTGCACGCGAGCTGCGCGCGCTGCTGTCCAATCCGCATGTGCGGCTGATCGCGGGCATGGTGCTGCTGATGGTCGTGGTGAAACAGCTCATCGACTACCAGTTCAACACGCTCAGCAAAGCCGTCTACCAGGACCTCGACGCGATCAGTGCGTTCCAGGGGCGCTTCAATGCCGCGACGCAGTGGCTGCCACTCGTCGCGGTCGTGCTGCTGCAGCCGCTCCTGCGGCGCTGGGGCGTCGGCCTGGCCGTCCTGCTGTTGCCGGTCGCGATGCTGCTGTCGAGCGCAGCGCTGGTCGTGTTCTGGGGGCTCGCGGGCGCGGTGGTCGCCAAGGCGGCGGAGACCACGCTCCGTTATTCCGCGGAACGTGCCGGTCGCGAGATCCTGTACGTGCCGATCCCCGACCATGTGAAGTTGCGCGCCAAGGCGTACATCGACATCGCGATCGAGAAGGGCCTCGGCAAGCTGCTCGCGGCCGGCCTCATCTTCGTGCTGCTGACCCTGCCGGGATCACGCACGATCGCGCTCGTCACCGTGGCGCTGGGGGCACTCTGGGTCCTGCTCGCCCTGCGGGTGCGGGCGGCGTACGTGCGCTCTCTCGCCCACTCCATCGACAGCGGGTTCGCCAGCCTGCACGGCGTCTTTGCGTCACTCGCGGACAGCACCAGTGCGGCCGTCATACGCCGTGCGCTGCACGGCACGGACGCACAGGCCTCGTTTGCGCTCGACCTGGTGGCGCAAAGCCGGGCGCGCGAGCTGGGCACGCTCCGCGACGAGCTGCATGCGCTGCTCGAGCACGCCTCGCCGCGCATCCGCCGCCGTGCGCTCGACGTGCTCGGCGAAACCGGCCACCTCGACCTCCAGCGTGTCCGCTCGCGGCTCCTCGACGACGACGCGCACGTGCGCGAGGCCGCGGTCCGGGCGCTGTACGCTGTCGGCGGCACGCCCGGCCTCTTCGAGGAGCTGCTCGCGTCGGAACACGAGCGCGTGCGACTGGCTGCGCTGGAGTGCCTGGTGCATGGCAGTGTCAGCGATGACACGCTCGCCGCGGCACGCCGCGCGTATGCGCGGCACTGGCCGAAGGATGGACGCGAGGACGGGGCGGGCCGGCTCGAGCTAGCGCTCGCGGTCGGCGCGCTGCGCATGGGCGGCGAGGGTGCCGCGCTGATCGAGCCGCTGCTGCAGGACGAGGACCCGCGCGTCGTGGCAACGGCGCTGCGAAGCGTCGCCCGTACCGGCACGCTCACCGCGCTGCCACGGCTGATTGCGGCACTGCGCGCGCCCGCGACGCGCGAGGCTGCGCGCGATGCGCTCGCAGAGCAGGGCGCCGTGGTGGTCCCGCCGCTGCTCCGGGTGCTGCTCGACAGCCAGGCAGACCGCGCAGTGCGCCGCAGCATCCCGGATGTGCTCGCCCGGATCCCGGCACACGAGACCGTCGCTGCCCTGGTCCGGGGCGCACTCGCCGCAGAGACCGACCAGCTGCTGGACGCCCGTGCGGTCAGCGCACTCAGTCGTCTGCGCGCGCGACACCCCGCGCTGTCCTGCCGAGGCGGCGCTTGCGAGGGCGGCCGTGGACGATGCGGTGGCAATGCTGCTGCGCGCTGGGTTGCGGGAGGCAGGCGAGGAACGACGCGAGCACATCTTCCGCTGTCTCGGCCTGATCTACGATCCCGCTGCCATGCATCGCTGCTGGTACGCGCTCGCGCGCGGCGCTGCCCGGAGTCGCGCCAGTGCGCACGAGTGGCTCGAGCACACCGTCGATCGTGA
- a CDS encoding family 43 glycosylhydrolase: MKLGAILLVVALPVVATLPAHAQNRTWINPLDLDYRYNFEQTRQGISYRTSADPVIVPYGTGEYYLFATLVDGYWRSTNLRDWTHVTPTRWPAEDIVAPAARAVGDTIVLLQSMTTSRPLYYTTSPANGKLDFYHRWFPPPPGAQTPFGLQTPGPDSIPPGPWDPDLFRDPDTGRWYMYWGSSNYYPLFAAEIDPATRTVYRDSVIRLFGLDPARHGWERFGPDHTDPRDPYIEGAWMTKYDGRYYLQYGAPGTEYNVYANGTYVADDPLGPFVYAPYNPISYKPGGFMTGAGHGNTFLDHHGNYWNTGTGWVGINWNFERRIVMYPAGFDEDGQMYANTRFGDFPHHVPTSKWEGSNDLFTGWMLLSYRRPASASSVRDTFPAGNVTDENPRTYWLAQTASANEWLSVDLGSMHTVRAVQVNYVDHESGIFLNDSTVYTTFRLEHSPDGMTWQPLAHVGYDQRRDRPNAYVELPGPVRTRFVRYVHDHVASPNLAISDLRVFGAGDGAAPATPQRLRVRRDGDPRNAFVRWDAVPGAVGYNVLWGIAPDRLYQTWQWWADAGSQLEVRALTIGQEYWFAIEAFNENGVSDVSEPVHLP; the protein is encoded by the coding sequence ATGAAGCTCGGAGCGATTCTGCTTGTGGTCGCCCTGCCAGTCGTGGCGACACTGCCCGCGCACGCCCAGAACCGCACGTGGATCAACCCGCTCGATCTCGATTACCGCTACAACTTCGAGCAGACCCGGCAGGGCATCTCGTACCGCACCAGCGCGGATCCCGTGATCGTGCCGTACGGCACCGGTGAGTACTATCTGTTCGCCACCCTGGTCGACGGCTACTGGCGCTCGACGAACCTGCGGGACTGGACGCACGTAACGCCGACGAGATGGCCGGCGGAGGATATCGTTGCACCGGCAGCACGCGCAGTCGGAGATACGATCGTCCTGCTGCAGTCGATGACGACGTCCCGCCCGCTCTACTACACGACGTCACCCGCGAACGGAAAGCTCGACTTCTATCACCGCTGGTTCCCGCCCCCGCCCGGCGCGCAGACTCCCTTCGGCCTCCAGACGCCGGGACCCGATTCGATTCCGCCCGGCCCCTGGGACCCGGACCTGTTCCGCGATCCGGACACCGGCCGCTGGTACATGTACTGGGGCTCGTCGAACTACTATCCGCTGTTTGCCGCGGAGATCGATCCCGCGACCCGCACCGTGTACCGCGATTCCGTCATCCGCCTGTTCGGACTCGATCCGGCGCGACACGGCTGGGAGCGCTTCGGCCCGGACCACACGGACCCGCGCGACCCGTACATCGAGGGCGCATGGATGACCAAATACGATGGCCGCTACTACCTGCAGTACGGCGCGCCCGGCACCGAGTACAACGTGTACGCGAATGGCACCTACGTCGCTGACGATCCGCTCGGCCCCTTTGTCTACGCACCCTACAACCCGATCAGCTACAAGCCCGGCGGGTTCATGACCGGTGCAGGTCACGGCAACACGTTCCTCGATCATCACGGAAACTACTGGAACACCGGGACCGGCTGGGTCGGAATCAACTGGAACTTCGAACGCCGGATCGTGATGTACCCGGCCGGCTTCGATGAAGACGGGCAGATGTACGCGAACACCCGCTTCGGCGACTTTCCGCACCACGTGCCGACCTCGAAATGGGAGGGCAGCAACGACCTGTTCACCGGCTGGATGCTGCTGTCCTATCGCAGGCCGGCGAGTGCCTCGTCCGTGCGGGACACCTTTCCCGCCGGCAACGTGACCGACGAGAACCCGCGCACCTACTGGCTCGCGCAGACCGCGAGCGCCAATGAATGGCTGAGTGTCGATCTCGGCAGCATGCACACGGTGCGCGCCGTGCAGGTCAACTACGTGGACCACGAGTCCGGTATCTTCCTGAACGACTCGACGGTCTACACGACCTTCCGGCTCGAGCACTCGCCCGACGGCATGACCTGGCAGCCGCTGGCCCACGTCGGGTACGACCAGCGGCGCGATCGACCGAATGCGTATGTCGAGCTGCCGGGCCCGGTACGTACGCGGTTCGTTCGCTACGTCCACGATCATGTCGCAAGCCCCAACCTGGCCATCAGCGACCTGCGCGTGTTCGGCGCCGGCGATGGCGCTGCGCCCGCCACGCCGCAGCGCCTTCGTGTTCGACGCGACGGCGACCCGCGCAACGCATTCGTCCGCTGGGACGCCGTCCCGGGAGCCGTCGGCTACAACGTCCTCTGGGGCATCGCTCCCGACAGGCTGTATCAGACGTGGCAGTGGTGGGCCGACGCGGGCAGCCAGCTCGAGGTGCGCGCGCTCACGATCGGCCAGGAGTACTGGTTCGCGATCGAGGCCTTCAACGAGAACGGCGTCTCCGACGTGAGCGAGCCGGTGCACCTGCCGTGA
- a CDS encoding GerMN domain-containing protein codes for MRRPGRPFAAGVACMAIIGLAACTPDGAETGDTPPDADSVAVPDTTASHDTAGFAGARNGADGPAQGSMEVRVWFARGEEVVPATRWVPASADTLSAALRALLAGPTSIEREQGLTSWFSPETANALLSAQLQDRVAIVDLRDLRVVIPNASSSLGSTLLLDALNGTVFDASAADSVEYRFDGSCEAFGEFVQRGCIRYGHNR; via the coding sequence GTGCGACGTCCTGGCCGCCCCTTCGCGGCCGGCGTCGCCTGCATGGCGATCATCGGACTCGCTGCGTGTACGCCCGATGGGGCGGAGACCGGGGACACGCCGCCCGACGCAGACAGTGTCGCGGTGCCGGATACGACAGCGTCGCATGATACTGCAGGCTTTGCGGGGGCGCGGAATGGCGCGGACGGTCCCGCGCAGGGCAGCATGGAGGTCCGCGTCTGGTTCGCGCGCGGCGAGGAGGTCGTGCCGGCAACGCGGTGGGTGCCCGCCTCGGCGGATACGCTGAGCGCCGCGCTGCGTGCGCTGCTCGCAGGGCCGACATCGATCGAGCGGGAACAGGGGCTGACGTCCTGGTTTTCGCCGGAGACCGCCAACGCGCTGCTTTCCGCGCAGCTACAGGACAGGGTGGCGATCGTCGATCTGCGCGATCTCCGCGTCGTGATCCCGAATGCATCCTCTTCGCTCGGCAGCACACTGCTGCTGGACGCCCTGAACGGCACGGTCTTCGACGCTTCGGCCGCGGACAGCGTGGAGTACCGCTTCGACGGGAGCTGCGAGGCCTTCGGCGAGTTTGTCCAGCGCGGCTGCATCCGCTACGGCCACAACCGCTGA
- a CDS encoding Crp/Fnr family transcriptional regulator: MHRCWYALARGAARSRASAHEWLEHTVDRELYTVIAPVLGEMDGKTRRRNPLRALGALAAGDDAWLACCARRVAAALYQTHPPAERSTSMDLVDKVFLLQHMDLLRGAQSAHLALVASIADEVDAATGTVLLQRGAPADAAWVVISGSVDVSSGGGSRVAGANDAFGAGALLDASPSLVHAVATSPARLLRIGGDDFRDLLSDHPELAITMLQAIGARLRTLAIDAGAPGGSQPSMYALL; encoded by the coding sequence ATGCATCGCTGCTGGTACGCGCTCGCGCGCGGCGCTGCCCGGAGTCGCGCCAGTGCGCACGAGTGGCTCGAGCACACCGTCGATCGTGAGCTGTACACCGTGATCGCACCGGTCCTCGGCGAGATGGACGGGAAGACACGACGGCGCAATCCGCTGCGCGCCCTCGGTGCTCTCGCCGCAGGCGACGATGCATGGCTCGCCTGCTGCGCACGCCGCGTAGCCGCCGCCCTCTACCAGACGCACCCTCCCGCCGAACGGAGCACGTCCATGGATCTCGTCGACAAGGTCTTTCTGCTGCAGCACATGGACCTGCTGCGCGGTGCGCAGAGCGCGCACCTCGCGCTGGTCGCATCGATCGCGGACGAGGTGGACGCCGCGACCGGGACGGTGCTCCTCCAGCGCGGGGCTCCGGCCGACGCCGCATGGGTCGTCATCAGCGGGTCGGTCGACGTTTCCAGTGGCGGCGGTAGCCGGGTAGCAGGCGCGAACGACGCGTTCGGCGCAGGCGCGCTGCTCGATGCATCGCCGTCGCTGGTGCACGCGGTTGCGACGTCACCCGCGCGCCTGCTCCGCATCGGCGGCGACGATTTTCGCGACCTCCTCTCCGACCACCCCGAGCTGGCGATCACCATGCTGCAGGCGATCGGAGCACGGCTGCGGACACTCGCCATCGACGCCGGCGCGCCTGGCGGCTCGCAGCCATCGATGTATGCCCTGCTCTGA
- a CDS encoding ring-cleaving dioxygenase, translated as MQLTGFHHVTAISAQISENYLFYTRVLGMRLVKRSVNQDDVRAYHLFYADGVGSPGTDLTFFDWPLPQERRGTRSITRTHLRVTGLASLQYWQERLREHGIQTERIEERDGRAGFDFEDPEGQRLAFIDDGGAGDPPVPWEDSTVPAAHQVRGLGPVMISVPEVSDTALVLTRALEMREVRTYTDPVHGRGNVHVFEMGSGGPHAELHVAVQPDLPPARQGAGGVHHLALRTPSEEEYHAWTERLTRLGIPNSGEIDRYWFRSLYFREPNGILFEIATDGPGFAVDEDPATLGEKVVLPPFLEPQRERIVAGLKPIEPAD; from the coding sequence ATGCAGCTCACAGGATTCCATCACGTCACCGCGATCTCGGCGCAGATCTCCGAGAATTACCTGTTCTACACGCGCGTCCTCGGGATGCGACTCGTCAAGCGCAGCGTGAACCAGGACGACGTCCGCGCCTACCATCTCTTCTATGCCGATGGCGTGGGTTCGCCCGGCACCGACCTCACGTTCTTCGACTGGCCGCTGCCGCAGGAGCGTCGTGGCACCCGCAGCATCACGCGGACCCACCTGCGCGTCACGGGGCTCGCGTCGCTGCAGTACTGGCAGGAACGGCTGCGCGAGCATGGCATCCAGACCGAGCGGATCGAGGAGCGGGATGGCCGGGCCGGCTTCGATTTCGAGGACCCGGAAGGCCAGCGACTCGCGTTCATCGACGACGGCGGCGCCGGCGACCCGCCCGTGCCGTGGGAGGACAGCACCGTCCCCGCAGCACACCAGGTCCGTGGACTCGGACCCGTGATGATCAGCGTGCCGGAGGTCTCCGACACCGCCCTCGTGCTCACACGGGCGCTCGAGATGCGCGAGGTGCGTACATACACGGATCCGGTGCACGGCCGTGGCAACGTGCACGTCTTCGAGATGGGATCCGGCGGGCCGCACGCAGAGCTGCACGTTGCCGTGCAGCCCGATCTGCCACCCGCCCGACAGGGCGCCGGCGGCGTGCATCACCTGGCCCTCCGGACGCCGAGCGAGGAGGAGTACCACGCGTGGACCGAACGCTTGACGCGTCTCGGCATTCCCAACAGCGGCGAGATCGACCGCTACTGGTTCCGCAGTCTCTATTTCAGGGAGCCGAACGGCATCCTCTTCGAGATCGCGACAGATGGACCCGGCTTCGCCGTCGATGAGGATCCCGCCACGCTCGGTGAGAAGGTGGTTCTGCCACCGTTCCTCGAGCCGCAGCGGGAACGGATCGTGGCGGGGCTCAAGCCGATCGAGCCGGCAGACTGA
- a CDS encoding response regulator has protein sequence MMISRKRYGAVHRQRHRTGSVQPAGRPLVLMVEDNADDRSIYGTVLERRGFDVVFADDYDSGMRAARERRPDAVLLDLGLPGAKTGLDLCFDMRRWHETAELPVIVLSGFRANRVSAAAHAAGCTTYMEKPTSPLAVAAELERLLTS, from the coding sequence ATGATGATTTCCAGGAAGCGCTACGGCGCGGTGCACCGGCAGCGGCATCGCACCGGCAGCGTGCAGCCGGCCGGGCGGCCGCTTGTCCTGATGGTGGAGGACAATGCGGATGACCGATCCATCTACGGAACGGTGCTGGAGCGACGCGGCTTCGACGTCGTGTTTGCGGACGACTACGACAGCGGCATGCGTGCCGCGCGCGAACGGCGTCCTGACGCAGTGCTGCTGGACCTGGGCCTTCCTGGAGCGAAGACCGGGCTCGACCTCTGCTTCGACATGCGTCGCTGGCACGAGACGGCGGAGCTGCCGGTCATCGTGTTGAGCGGCTTCCGCGCGAACCGAGTGAGTGCGGCCGCGCATGCCGCAGGCTGCACGACCTACATGGAAAAGCCGACCAGCCCGCTGGCGGTCGCGGCCGAGCTGGAACGGCTGCTGACGAGCTGA
- a CDS encoding nuclear transport factor 2 family protein: protein MRRSTVVTTRSAFCATLLLCVLCLAPAVLHAQEPDSAATDSLRAPLDSLLTQTVAEAEQEFAAVAREVGVRDAFLTFLAPQAVVFMPRASNGRAVYADAPTEAVLHWAPARAESAASDDVGYTTGPYTLLATGSGPVIGHGWYLSVWKRNEEGVWQAVLDIGTKTAEMPPAPNGVDVPSRPAAPPSDVRSRRTALLQLDDLVAAAAQRRGPRRALGPMLDATARLNNGGTVVDGGVRIARALGDAPVSFHRLGDGISAAGDLAYTYGEYTLGSLPSMDAPSGNWVRIWRVGADGQWVVVHMLNAPIEG from the coding sequence ATGCGACGCTCCACGGTCGTCACCACTCGCTCCGCCTTCTGCGCGACGCTGCTGCTGTGCGTGCTGTGCCTTGCACCCGCTGTTCTGCACGCGCAGGAACCGGACTCCGCGGCGACCGACAGCCTGCGCGCGCCGCTCGACTCGCTGCTGACGCAGACCGTGGCCGAAGCGGAACAGGAGTTCGCGGCCGTCGCGCGGGAGGTCGGCGTGCGTGACGCATTTCTCACGTTCCTGGCACCGCAGGCGGTCGTGTTCATGCCGCGCGCGTCGAACGGGCGGGCTGTTTACGCGGATGCGCCGACCGAAGCCGTGCTGCACTGGGCGCCGGCACGGGCGGAAAGCGCCGCGTCGGACGATGTCGGGTACACGACGGGCCCGTACACACTGCTCGCAACGGGGAGCGGCCCCGTGATCGGCCATGGCTGGTACCTCTCCGTCTGGAAGCGTAACGAGGAGGGCGTGTGGCAGGCGGTGCTCGACATCGGCACGAAAACCGCCGAAATGCCGCCCGCGCCGAACGGCGTGGACGTGCCATCCCGCCCGGCCGCACCCCCATCCGACGTGCGCAGTCGACGTACGGCGCTGCTCCAGCTCGACGACCTCGTCGCGGCGGCCGCACAGAGGCGCGGTCCGCGCCGGGCGCTCGGTCCCATGCTGGACGCGACGGCGCGCCTCAACAACGGCGGCACGGTCGTCGACGGCGGTGTTCGCATCGCTCGCGCGCTGGGCGATGCGCCCGTGTCATTCCACCGCCTGGGCGATGGGATCTCCGCGGCGGGCGACCTCGCGTATACATATGGTGAGTACACGCTCGGGTCGCTGCCGTCGATGGACGCGCCGTCCGGGAACTGGGTCCGGATCTGGCGCGTCGGTGCCGACGGCCAGTGGGTCGTCGTGCACATGCTGAACGCGCCGATCGAAGGTTGA
- a CDS encoding metallophosphoesterase, translated as MNRRTRTALVTAGLIAAPAITGTAHAQRSGLAGEGGLHVRLEGDTVRVAWIIAEPGHGFLQVHSEGRVQLDTTTSADSAHSVAFPRNGDRPLTLRYGSLERTEDRHQTVIDPRTGQRRPAVDIEGADTIIVIGDTHGEYDTLTHVLGAAGLLDDQLRWSGGGAHLVVLGDVTDRGAGATRSLWLLYRLEREAADAGGRVHLVLGNHELMVMLGDLRYVAPQEMAIAQLHGIRYDRLFDPRYSLLGRWLASRPALIRIDDVLFTHGGISPAYATQSLEAIDDSLAAFAGEELFYRWADTTYVAPLDSAGLARRNDFFWDASSLFWYRDLAQTDSLAVQMDDLLDHFDSRMLVVGHTPGSTIRQAYDGRLVLTNTYPFGREVLVLTRSQDGWAMARIGTDGVRTAVPASTPE; from the coding sequence ATGAATCGACGTACGCGCACTGCTCTCGTTACGGCTGGTCTGATCGCCGCGCCGGCGATCACGGGCACCGCGCACGCGCAGCGCTCCGGGCTGGCGGGAGAGGGTGGCCTGCACGTGCGGCTGGAAGGGGATACGGTGCGCGTCGCCTGGATCATCGCGGAGCCCGGGCACGGCTTTTTGCAGGTGCACAGCGAGGGTCGCGTCCAGCTGGATACTACGACATCCGCGGACAGCGCTCACAGCGTCGCCTTCCCGCGCAACGGCGATCGCCCGCTCACCCTGCGGTACGGCAGTCTCGAACGGACGGAGGACCGGCACCAGACGGTCATCGACCCGCGCACCGGCCAGCGTCGCCCGGCGGTCGACATCGAGGGTGCGGACACGATCATCGTGATCGGCGATACGCACGGCGAGTATGACACGCTGACGCATGTCCTGGGCGCTGCAGGGCTGCTCGACGATCAGCTCCGGTGGAGTGGCGGCGGTGCGCACCTGGTCGTGCTCGGGGATGTGACCGATCGGGGTGCGGGCGCGACCCGCTCACTCTGGCTGCTCTACCGCCTCGAGCGCGAGGCTGCAGACGCGGGCGGACGAGTGCACCTGGTGCTCGGCAACCACGAGCTCATGGTCATGCTCGGCGATCTGCGCTACGTCGCGCCGCAAGAGATGGCGATCGCACAGCTGCACGGGATCCGCTACGACCGGCTGTTCGATCCCCGCTATTCCCTGCTCGGCCGCTGGCTGGCCTCGCGACCGGCACTGATCCGCATCGACGACGTCCTCTTCACGCACGGCGGCATTTCGCCGGCCTACGCCACGCAATCGCTGGAAGCGATCGACGATTCGCTCGCAGCATTCGCGGGCGAGGAGCTGTTCTACCGCTGGGCGGACACCACCTATGTCGCCCCGCTGGATTCCGCGGGACTCGCGCGTCGCAACGATTTCTTCTGGGATGCGAGCAGCCTCTTCTGGTATCGGGACCTCGCGCAGACCGACTCGCTCGCTGTCCAGATGGACGACCTGCTCGACCACTTCGACAGCCGCATGCTCGTGGTCGGACACACGCCGGGCAGCACCATCCGCCAGGCTTACGACGGTCGACTCGTGCTGACGAACACGTATCCGTTCGGCCGCGAGGTGCTGGTGCTGACGCGCTCGCAGGATGGCTGGGCAATGGCCCGCATCGGGACGGATGGCGTTCGGACTGCCGTGCCCGCATCGACACCGGAGTGA
- a CDS encoding response regulator, whose amino-acid sequence MEAGESLLLFVADPQRRAQYGAALCGAGFRVMQAPTAAVALTRCNREHPSVVITDVVVPGMHGTDIARALRACARPPGPFIIGLIEGCFDTATESAEAMLFDRLLNEPVSCDVLVRDIREARERRSRRRRWTPHDSRLRLA is encoded by the coding sequence ATGGAAGCCGGTGAGTCCCTCCTGCTCTTCGTTGCAGACCCGCAGCGTCGGGCGCAGTACGGCGCGGCACTGTGCGGCGCGGGGTTCCGCGTCATGCAGGCGCCGACCGCCGCGGTTGCGCTGACCCGCTGCAATCGTGAGCACCCGTCGGTGGTCATCACGGACGTGGTCGTGCCGGGGATGCATGGCACTGACATCGCCCGTGCGCTCCGCGCGTGTGCTCGACCGCCGGGCCCGTTCATCATCGGACTGATCGAGGGCTGCTTCGACACGGCAACGGAGTCCGCCGAAGCAATGCTGTTCGACCGTCTGCTGAACGAGCCTGTTTCCTGTGACGTCCTCGTGCGCGACATCCGCGAAGCGCGCGAACGTCGCAGCAGGCGCCGCCGCTGGACGCCTCACGACTCGCGACTGCGGCTCGCCTGA
- a CDS encoding ATP-binding protein yields MSSPARREGDTAERARSIGLPDDSTLEGLLRLLVESVRDYAIFVLDATGHVITWNPGAARLKGYKAEEIIGRHFSTFYPQEDVAAGKPAWELEVAEEEGRIEDEGWRVRKDGTLFWANVVITALRDPDGRLVGFAKVTRDLTERRNAELRAIENARRLAEVEAANRAKSEFLAAMSHELRTPLNAIGGYVDLLLLGVRGPLTDNQREDLQRVRRSQQHLLAIINDLLNFSRLEAGRVNYDIVQTPVAPLVDEVCTMVQPQAAGAGIELRWEQCSDRIAVADRAKVGQILLNLLTNAIKFTPEGGSITVSCRVEPSSTVQIRVTDTGIGIAEDQLESIFEPFVQVGRSLSSSHEGTGLGLAISRDLARGMDGDLTVRSVPGKGSTFTISLPAYRQHD; encoded by the coding sequence ATGTCGAGCCCTGCCAGACGCGAAGGTGATACTGCCGAGCGAGCGCGCTCGATCGGCCTGCCCGATGACAGCACCCTCGAGGGCCTGCTCCGCCTGCTGGTCGAGTCGGTCCGCGATTACGCCATCTTCGTGCTCGATGCGACCGGCCACGTGATCACATGGAACCCGGGCGCCGCGCGGCTGAAGGGGTACAAGGCCGAGGAGATCATCGGCAGGCACTTCTCGACGTTCTACCCGCAGGAAGATGTTGCGGCAGGCAAGCCCGCCTGGGAGCTGGAGGTCGCAGAAGAGGAAGGCCGGATCGAGGACGAGGGCTGGCGTGTCCGCAAGGACGGCACGCTGTTCTGGGCGAACGTCGTCATCACCGCACTGCGCGATCCGGACGGGCGGCTGGTGGGCTTCGCCAAGGTCACCCGTGACCTGACCGAGCGACGCAACGCGGAGCTGCGCGCGATCGAGAACGCGCGCCGGCTGGCCGAAGTCGAGGCCGCAAACCGCGCCAAGAGCGAGTTCCTCGCCGCGATGTCGCACGAGCTGCGCACTCCGCTGAACGCCATCGGCGGGTACGTCGACCTGCTCCTGCTCGGTGTGCGCGGGCCGCTCACGGACAACCAGCGCGAGGACCTGCAGCGCGTTCGACGCAGCCAGCAGCACCTGCTCGCGATCATCAACGATCTGCTCAACTTCTCGCGGCTGGAGGCCGGCCGTGTGAACTACGACATCGTGCAGACGCCGGTCGCACCGCTCGTCGACGAGGTCTGCACCATGGTCCAGCCGCAGGCGGCCGGGGCGGGGATCGAGCTGAGATGGGAGCAGTGCAGCGACAGGATCGCCGTGGCGGATCGCGCCAAGGTCGGTCAGATCCTGCTCAACCTGCTGACCAACGCGATCAAGTTCACGCCGGAAGGTGGTTCCATCACCGTATCGTGTCGGGTGGAGCCGTCGAGCACGGTACAAATCCGCGTGACGGACACCGGCATCGGCATTGCCGAGGACCAGCTCGAATCGATCTTCGAGCCGTTCGTGCAGGTCGGCCGATCCCTGTCATCGTCGCACGAAGGCACCGGACTGGGCCTCGCGATCAGCCGTGACCTGGCGCGAGGCATGGACGGCGATCTCACCGTCCGGAGCGTGCCCGGCAAGGGCTCGACGTTCACGATCAGCCTGCCAGCGTACCGGCAGCACGACTGA